A region of Cryomorphaceae bacterium DNA encodes the following proteins:
- the dprA gene encoding DNA-protecting protein DprA, protein MKTGTDFWKIALSLIEGIGPATARKLVRAFGSPEKVFEAPVGALRKIPGVHEQVVNQILSGTCLPEAEREAGFVKEHNVRVQLASDDDYPLRLRQCPDAPVILYTRGNFNPDSGRVLAVVGTRQATPHGKAACERIIESLSQESVLIVSGMAYGVDFCAHQAALRYGLPTAAVFAHGLDTVYPSVHRKTANQMLENGGWVSEFRSMTALDRHYFPRRNRIVAGMCDGVLVIESDKKGGSLITADIANSYSREVMALPGRADDIRSAGCNWLIKTHRAALVESGEDVLRHMGWERREAEPAPVQLSVFPSLSEDELELARCLQQSGPVSIDALADLSGKPMQDVSHLLLNLEMEGVVKAMPGKRYSLKKPLASFG, encoded by the coding sequence TTGAAAACCGGCACTGATTTCTGGAAGATAGCACTGAGCCTCATTGAAGGCATCGGACCGGCCACGGCTCGTAAGCTTGTTCGCGCCTTTGGCTCTCCCGAAAAGGTGTTTGAAGCACCGGTTGGAGCACTCCGCAAAATACCTGGGGTTCACGAACAGGTGGTGAATCAAATTCTATCCGGCACTTGCCTGCCAGAAGCTGAGCGCGAGGCTGGTTTCGTGAAAGAACACAATGTACGCGTACAACTGGCCAGCGATGATGATTACCCGCTGCGTCTTCGTCAATGCCCCGACGCTCCTGTTATCCTGTACACACGCGGCAATTTCAACCCTGACTCAGGGCGGGTGCTGGCTGTAGTAGGAACGAGGCAGGCCACACCCCACGGAAAAGCGGCTTGCGAACGGATTATCGAATCGTTGAGCCAGGAATCTGTGCTCATCGTGAGCGGTATGGCCTACGGTGTGGATTTTTGTGCCCATCAGGCAGCTCTTCGCTACGGCTTACCAACCGCGGCTGTTTTTGCGCACGGCCTGGACACCGTGTATCCCTCGGTGCACCGGAAAACTGCCAACCAAATGCTCGAAAACGGTGGCTGGGTGAGCGAATTCAGAAGCATGACCGCCCTTGACCGCCACTATTTTCCGCGCAGAAACCGAATTGTTGCCGGAATGTGCGACGGAGTATTGGTGATTGAATCCGACAAAAAAGGTGGCTCACTCATCACCGCCGATATTGCCAACTCATACAGCCGGGAGGTGATGGCGCTTCCCGGAAGGGCAGACGACATTCGCTCAGCCGGTTGCAATTGGCTGATTAAAACGCACCGCGCAGCACTGGTTGAATCCGGCGAAGACGTATTGCGCCATATGGGCTGGGAACGCCGCGAAGCCGAACCCGCTCCGGTTCAGCTATCGGTTTTTCCGAGCTTATCGGAAGATGAATTGGAACTGGCCCGGTGTCTTCAGCAGTCGGGACCGGTATCCATTGATGCATTGGCAGACCTTTCGGGCAAACCCATGCAGGATGTGTCACATCTGCTTCTCAACCTCGAAATGGAAGGTGTTGTAAAAGCCATGCCCGGCAAGCGTTACAGCCTGAAAAAGCCGCTGGCGAGCTTCGGCTAG